The Flammeovirga kamogawensis genome includes a region encoding these proteins:
- a CDS encoding LamG-like jellyroll fold domain-containing protein translates to MKKLLLLLMFSLTGLVGISDTIHRSTNDDNDNPTTTLLMSTTSSKVELVDDFRDKDYKNTLFSKSLSWSNLKFNESHSNNGSIENAIIVTANNVIFNGKKGTELVGKGVVVFANIPEGLTAYAIIESNTEVHLKLNGIAANHVSTDDVSNIGVSFLNGAFIDATVNQIAYSNKSGIKVDYIDGFSSGNFPERDEGEGPSQPRVPIVEGIFAGEKKEIHDNGEYINFHIGAPILPYNIEKDYDIYREDDTSLTDGETIREGRLNMSFPYDVFYTTPTFTKSSFDVSKGYFSDKTAISWDIYSNRDVITSFKIYSRPFDINNEDDIENYKLLATVSGDTYFYDDPHVEGGVLYEYKVVAEGIAELDIRYTNYITGVGFRNPTATVSGNIAFEGGNPVENVIVRAEPQGGDIVLSAHSVVVDEDGYVESKVDVENISDDYTIQSWFRLSKNGEGTLFRVYDNTTFYELIYTKDGDSFEMVLRSPLLSDEIGYNLSNYLPTGAADGSGEDVLETFDNVMNQFNHISLVLPDNKTPQLYFNGRLLNNDYILNISPEKRDMVGIVVSNDTPDKVFTKFEGSDVNFRVGEGFNGNIDDVRFWSIPLTDQEVKKNYRRYLSGIEKGLEVYLRIDEGTGAYAYDLSKEGFSFHERHSFLNNATWTADAPTTSQLGIFGVTDAYGNYVIASIPYSGDGGSYAITPLFGVHEFDPGQQVVYLGKGAEVVNQLDFTDISSFIFRGIAYYDVRGNFEPLAKVENVTQIEEDGYNQYLVTVDGTKIRYNKGHYFENELGELYEYPKVYLDGANIFVDGTMVLDENKLPVVTGKDGFFEINVPIGNHFIEIRKEGHGLVHGGRFPVEGYHEFFEHIETPKSFIDTTRVTVVGRIVGGQIEAEKPIGFGFDGKVEYEYNAGTDEAYKDEVSSVNNLGTARITFDYLPYGADPSTGYLSTTYFTNAETGEYRAELLPLDYSINQTTGIVIPSNPSILILNGNEEISYSGYTREKTSEYGTETEGLQSEPYNFIQNFIYRAVPKLRAENQTYAYLVAPATDTEDKVPVYDQFAEYTIDLIAYEEYENIETGESFEVPVTDGQYIVNNNLALEGTDSFTKDPKQSNKTVYQFTAGLPQVTAPFRRSMAMRLRIKGIDYVANGILEEGIVLGGQPDGSQMFVTAAPDVPDIILRDPPGSGSSASIEEGTEISITESLTLGGSVGTEFNSKLSLGTTIEAGGGLAGPVIKTEITNDIEAGLSVSTSAENTDAVTKTYSFSQTISTSEDLVGADGDLYIGQSTNLQYGSYNKLMATDTLVKGIDNVEFVKYDEDGNTTTVFLNKQKAIYFNEEPSETFFIYSQKHILNTLIPEYESFVVGLENGTIDPEAPGVLKKRDYEQQIKLWQEIIQNNEKTKYLAFNDQEALKASILSSDRVLQGGAQFANFVNSQFSDNISIDYGVGGLDRSISTFTANANSVAWGVDVETSFAYTLGIEANDTGFELGMSASAGFSSAGATDLEQATSTTFSYTISDNDTDNYMSIDVVNAFDGNGPIFRTVAGRTSCPWEGATISNFYDHQNWEEGVIGAGGSELSIATQQIEKPQISADVVNLSNIPEDGQGIIELTLENATNADLNENVSFMLYIDNTTNPYNIISNIPAGGVALEVPHDQPVKYTVYFEKSKPDVYDYEDLTIVLESICEGSDLQHTIDVSLHYVPSCTKIEVQKPLDKWVMNASTAFNDDGSTNSMPIVLGDYSRNYNSFEKVRLEYRKSTSPTWSRLHTYYNDETAYNTAVDADEQKITLMDADNITFSWDIGADGLSDGDYDIRAISYCSNGTEYVSNVVSGKVDLNIPVAFGTPSPADGILSAGEDLRMQFSENVLYNSAISNIEIVGQTNDQEISHGTSVFFQGASNKVTLEKPSISTEAFTLEFWMRNLTTESSAVIFAQENGMDATLVGNTLTWTIQGSGPQSVSGSIATDGLFHHYVFVYDGDGTGTMRIYQDDTELGVTNTGAFAVQNINNLVFGGSDFKGNILDVRLWSKALSISEAYAKMYSTLLGSERGLQGYWPMNEGRDNVVNDKARNKHGYMNAEWDIRPKGTAYNFANNDYLTLDNVGFVQISDEMDLSLSFWVKMDQSQEATIFSNGKGDGTDVIEANGSANKWSVDVHTNGKLYLKNEGVSYELTGDIVDGQWHHVGLVLNRLGALKTYVDADLVSSNISNDISGFTGSRIFVGARGFRNNGVYEVDRHFTGQIDELRLWNLSRAKEQLDRDRFYEVNFSTTGLMLYLQMNEPDPVDGVAPTYYHMSNNEIVATSTSLMNAGTPNFDKDSPAIKPKRHLEMFAVNYIINEDEMIITPVISNWSALEGQVLDITVSRLFDEKGNRQASPITWTAYVRKNQVIWSVNNGLDFLSIQNYVGISKSFDITIENMGGTDQPFTIENVPTWLDITETTGTLAPDSKKVITASVNPSLSVGEYSTDLYLDTDYDYDEKIKFDLRVLENAPNWAVTASDYEYNMNVVGKIKVNAIFAEDEHTKIGAFVNNEARGEAHLVYDKNWDDYFLYLNVYSNVSSGEEVTFKIWDATTGRILDAEIDGNANLVFIQDKITGNKANPALFSNTNTMEQSFALNSGWTWISLSVDDNNLDNLDTLTKQLNLTTGDRIVEQAAFDIYDASVGWSGSITSNSGMSTVKMYKMKMSQANDLVISGEMVNVDSFSLSLQTGWNWLPYPVHNNLTVNDALAYYDASNGDVIKGHNTFAVYDEFSGWVGTLNFMKTGEGYMLLSNSTAQDFSYPKVISNARSSQATPTIAADFVHNAYEFNMSTVVEVPDGYSKVYVYNNEHHDVRGIGNVVEIDGRNLAFISVFANDGEKLNYSIHNGNSFENVGDEFEFTADEIYGDYQTPIQLGDVISANLQPVASSQFRVYPNPSSTNFNLEFELVLGTDYQVNVYTVDGRITESQEAQGNIGVNKVVIGDNYKTGMYVVEVITNQGIFTKRLIKR, encoded by the coding sequence ATGAAAAAATTACTATTACTGCTAATGTTTTCATTGACAGGACTAGTAGGTATATCAGATACGATTCATCGTAGTACGAACGATGACAATGATAACCCTACCACCACACTGTTAATGAGCACTACCTCTAGTAAGGTAGAATTAGTCGATGATTTTCGAGATAAAGATTATAAAAATACATTATTTTCAAAAAGTTTAAGTTGGTCTAATTTAAAGTTTAACGAGAGCCATTCTAATAATGGATCGATAGAAAATGCTATTATTGTAACAGCTAACAATGTTATTTTTAATGGTAAAAAAGGAACAGAGTTAGTTGGCAAAGGTGTAGTTGTTTTTGCTAATATACCTGAGGGGTTAACTGCTTATGCTATTATTGAATCAAACACAGAGGTTCATTTAAAGTTAAACGGTATTGCCGCTAATCACGTGAGTACAGACGATGTAAGTAACATTGGCGTATCTTTTCTGAATGGTGCTTTTATTGATGCAACCGTTAATCAAATAGCCTATTCTAATAAATCTGGAATAAAAGTAGATTACATTGATGGTTTTTCTTCTGGTAATTTTCCAGAAAGAGATGAAGGGGAAGGACCTTCACAACCAAGAGTTCCAATTGTAGAAGGTATTTTTGCAGGTGAGAAGAAAGAAATCCATGATAATGGAGAGTACATCAATTTTCATATTGGGGCGCCTATATTGCCTTATAATATTGAAAAAGATTACGATATCTACAGAGAAGATGACACTAGCTTAACAGATGGAGAAACGATAAGAGAAGGAAGATTAAACATGTCGTTCCCTTATGATGTTTTTTATACAACTCCAACATTTACGAAAAGCTCTTTTGATGTCTCAAAAGGTTATTTTAGTGATAAAACAGCCATTTCATGGGATATATATAGCAATAGAGATGTAATTACAAGTTTTAAAATTTATAGCAGACCTTTTGATATTAATAATGAAGATGATATCGAAAACTATAAATTATTAGCAACCGTAAGTGGTGATACTTACTTCTACGATGATCCGCATGTAGAAGGCGGTGTGCTTTATGAGTATAAAGTGGTTGCAGAAGGAATAGCAGAATTAGATATTAGATATACAAATTACATAACAGGAGTAGGTTTTAGAAACCCTACTGCTACAGTTTCAGGTAACATTGCTTTTGAAGGAGGTAACCCTGTAGAGAATGTAATTGTACGTGCAGAACCTCAGGGTGGAGACATTGTTCTTTCAGCACATAGTGTTGTTGTAGACGAAGATGGTTATGTAGAATCTAAAGTTGATGTTGAAAATATCTCTGATGATTACACAATTCAATCGTGGTTTAGATTAAGTAAAAATGGTGAAGGTACATTATTTAGAGTGTATGATAACACTACATTCTATGAGTTAATCTATACAAAAGATGGTGATAGCTTTGAAATGGTATTAAGATCTCCTCTTTTATCAGATGAGATTGGATATAACCTAAGTAATTACCTGCCTACAGGTGCAGCAGATGGCTCTGGAGAAGATGTTTTAGAGACATTTGATAATGTGATGAATCAATTTAATCATATCTCTTTAGTTTTACCAGATAATAAAACTCCTCAATTGTATTTTAATGGTCGTCTTTTAAATAACGATTACATACTTAATATTTCTCCAGAAAAGAGAGATATGGTGGGTATAGTTGTAAGTAACGATACTCCAGATAAAGTATTTACTAAATTCGAAGGTTCTGATGTCAACTTTAGAGTTGGTGAAGGTTTTAACGGTAATATTGATGATGTTAGATTTTGGAGTATTCCATTAACAGATCAAGAAGTTAAAAAGAACTATCGTAGATATTTAAGCGGTATCGAAAAAGGCTTAGAGGTTTACTTAAGAATAGACGAAGGTACTGGAGCGTATGCCTATGATTTATCGAAAGAAGGATTTTCTTTTCATGAAAGACATTCATTCTTAAATAATGCAACATGGACAGCTGATGCACCTACAACTTCTCAGTTGGGTATTTTTGGTGTTACAGATGCATATGGTAACTATGTAATTGCCTCAATTCCTTATTCTGGAGATGGTGGTTCTTATGCAATTACTCCTTTGTTTGGTGTACACGAGTTTGACCCGGGTCAGCAAGTAGTTTACCTTGGTAAAGGTGCCGAAGTAGTTAACCAGTTAGACTTTACAGATATATCATCTTTTATTTTTAGAGGAATTGCTTATTACGATGTTAGAGGAAACTTTGAACCTCTTGCTAAAGTAGAAAATGTAACTCAAATAGAAGAAGATGGTTACAATCAATATTTAGTTACTGTAGATGGGACTAAGATTAGATACAATAAAGGTCACTATTTCGAAAATGAATTAGGAGAACTTTACGAATACCCTAAAGTATATCTTGATGGGGCAAATATATTTGTAGACGGTACTATGGTTCTTGATGAAAACAAATTACCCGTAGTTACAGGTAAAGATGGTTTCTTTGAAATTAATGTACCAATTGGTAATCACTTTATTGAAATAAGAAAAGAAGGACACGGTTTAGTGCATGGTGGTAGATTTCCTGTAGAAGGATACCATGAATTCTTTGAACACATTGAAACACCAAAATCATTTATAGATACTACAAGAGTAACTGTTGTTGGTAGAATAGTTGGTGGACAAATTGAAGCCGAAAAACCAATTGGATTTGGCTTTGATGGAAAAGTAGAATATGAATACAACGCAGGTACTGATGAGGCTTACAAAGATGAAGTATCTTCTGTAAACAACCTTGGTACAGCACGTATAACTTTTGATTATCTTCCTTATGGAGCAGATCCATCAACAGGATATTTATCAACTACTTATTTTACAAATGCAGAAACCGGTGAGTATAGAGCTGAATTGTTGCCTTTAGATTATAGTATTAATCAGACAACAGGTATTGTAATTCCTAGTAACCCAAGTATTCTTATTTTAAATGGAAATGAGGAGATAAGTTATTCAGGATATACGAGAGAGAAAACATCAGAATATGGAACAGAAACAGAAGGTTTACAATCTGAACCCTATAACTTTATACAAAACTTTATCTATAGAGCTGTCCCTAAATTAAGAGCAGAAAACCAGACGTATGCCTACTTGGTTGCTCCTGCAACAGATACAGAAGATAAAGTACCAGTTTATGATCAGTTTGCGGAATATACAATTGATTTGATTGCTTATGAGGAATATGAAAATATTGAAACAGGTGAATCTTTTGAAGTTCCAGTTACTGATGGTCAATATATTGTAAACAATAATCTTGCATTAGAAGGTACAGATAGTTTTACAAAAGACCCGAAGCAAAGCAATAAAACAGTGTATCAATTTACTGCTGGTTTACCTCAAGTAACAGCACCTTTTAGACGTTCTATGGCAATGCGCTTAAGAATTAAAGGAATTGATTATGTTGCAAATGGTATTTTAGAAGAAGGAATTGTTTTGGGTGGTCAGCCAGATGGTTCTCAAATGTTTGTAACGGCTGCACCAGATGTTCCAGATATTATTCTTAGAGATCCTCCAGGTTCAGGTAGTTCTGCATCTATCGAAGAAGGTACAGAAATTAGTATTACAGAATCTCTAACTTTAGGTGGTTCTGTTGGTACAGAATTTAATTCTAAACTTAGTTTAGGTACTACAATCGAAGCAGGTGGTGGTCTAGCAGGTCCGGTAATAAAAACGGAAATCACAAACGATATTGAAGCAGGTTTAAGCGTAAGTACTTCGGCAGAAAATACAGACGCAGTAACAAAAACGTATTCGTTTAGCCAAACAATTTCTACTAGTGAAGATTTAGTTGGTGCTGATGGTGATTTATACATCGGTCAGTCTACGAACTTGCAATATGGATCATATAACAAATTAATGGCTACAGATACTTTAGTAAAAGGTATTGATAATGTAGAGTTTGTAAAGTATGATGAAGATGGAAATACAACAACTGTATTCTTGAATAAGCAGAAAGCTATTTATTTTAATGAGGAACCTTCGGAAACGTTCTTTATTTATTCTCAAAAACATATTTTGAATACCTTAATTCCAGAATATGAAAGCTTTGTTGTTGGTCTTGAAAACGGAACAATTGATCCAGAAGCACCTGGTGTTCTTAAAAAGAGAGATTATGAGCAGCAAATAAAATTATGGCAAGAGATTATTCAGAATAACGAGAAAACAAAGTATTTAGCATTTAACGATCAAGAAGCATTAAAAGCTAGTATTTTATCATCTGATAGAGTTTTACAAGGTGGTGCTCAGTTTGCAAATTTTGTAAACAGCCAGTTTAGTGATAACATCTCTATTGATTATGGTGTAGGAGGTCTTGATAGATCAATTAGTACTTTTACTGCAAATGCTAATTCTGTAGCTTGGGGTGTAGATGTAGAAACTTCTTTTGCATACACTTTAGGTATAGAAGCGAATGATACTGGTTTTGAATTAGGAATGTCTGCAAGTGCTGGTTTCAGTTCTGCAGGAGCTACAGATTTAGAACAAGCAACATCTACAACGTTCTCGTATACAATTTCAGACAATGATACTGATAACTATATGAGTATTGATGTAGTGAATGCTTTTGATGGTAACGGGCCAATCTTTAGAACTGTGGCAGGAAGAACATCTTGTCCATGGGAGGGAGCAACAATCTCTAATTTCTATGATCACCAAAACTGGGAAGAAGGCGTTATTGGTGCAGGTGGATCTGAGCTTTCTATTGCAACACAGCAAATTGAAAAGCCACAAATTTCTGCAGATGTAGTAAACCTTTCTAATATTCCAGAAGACGGACAAGGAATTATTGAGTTGACTTTAGAAAATGCAACTAATGCAGACCTAAATGAGAATGTGAGTTTCATGTTATATATTGATAATACAACCAATCCATATAACATTATATCAAACATTCCTGCAGGTGGTGTAGCTTTAGAAGTACCACACGATCAACCCGTAAAATATACAGTATATTTTGAAAAGTCGAAGCCTGATGTTTACGATTATGAAGACCTTACAATTGTTTTAGAATCTATTTGTGAAGGTTCTGATTTACAACATACAATTGACGTATCATTACATTACGTACCATCTTGTACTAAAATTGAAGTACAAAAACCTTTAGATAAATGGGTAATGAATGCTTCTACTGCTTTTAATGATGATGGTAGTACGAACTCAATGCCAATTGTTTTAGGTGATTATTCTCGTAACTACAATTCATTCGAAAAAGTACGTTTAGAATATAGAAAATCTACGTCACCAACTTGGTCTAGATTACATACTTATTACAATGATGAAACAGCATATAATACTGCAGTAGATGCAGACGAGCAAAAAATCACCTTAATGGATGCTGATAATATTACCTTCTCGTGGGATATTGGAGCGGATGGTTTAAGTGATGGTGATTACGATATACGTGCTATTTCTTATTGTAGTAATGGTACCGAATATGTATCAAATGTTGTATCTGGTAAAGTAGATTTAAATATTCCTGTAGCGTTCGGTACTCCTTCTCCAGCAGATGGAATATTGAGTGCAGGAGAGGATTTAAGAATGCAATTCAGTGAAAACGTTTTGTATAACTCTGCAATCAGTAATATAGAAATTGTTGGTCAAACCAACGATCAAGAGATCAGTCATGGAACATCTGTGTTCTTCCAAGGAGCATCGAATAAAGTAACGTTAGAAAAACCGTCTATTAGTACGGAGGCATTTACTTTAGAGTTCTGGATGAGAAATTTAACTACAGAATCAAGTGCTGTAATCTTTGCTCAAGAAAATGGAATGGATGCAACCTTAGTTGGTAACACCTTAACATGGACTATTCAGGGAAGTGGCCCGCAATCGGTTTCGGGGTCTATTGCTACAGATGGATTATTCCACCATTATGTTTTTGTATATGATGGAGATGGAACAGGAACAATGCGTATTTACCAAGATGATACAGAGTTAGGTGTTACAAATACAGGTGCTTTTGCCGTACAGAACATCAACAATCTAGTTTTTGGTGGAAGCGATTTTAAAGGTAACATTCTTGATGTTCGTTTATGGTCTAAAGCATTATCAATTTCTGAAGCATACGCTAAAATGTACTCTACTTTATTAGGCTCTGAAAGAGGGTTGCAAGGGTATTGGCCAATGAATGAAGGACGTGATAATGTGGTAAATGACAAAGCACGAAATAAGCATGGATATATGAATGCTGAATGGGATATTAGACCAAAAGGTACTGCATATAACTTTGCAAATAACGATTATCTTACACTTGATAATGTTGGCTTTGTTCAGATAAGCGACGAGATGGATTTATCTTTATCATTCTGGGTAAAAATGGATCAATCTCAAGAAGCAACGATCTTCTCTAATGGTAAAGGTGATGGTACCGATGTTATAGAAGCAAATGGATCGGCAAATAAATGGTCGGTAGATGTACATACTAATGGTAAATTATACCTTAAAAATGAAGGTGTATCCTATGAACTTACAGGTGATATTGTTGATGGACAATGGCATCATGTAGGTTTAGTACTGAACCGTTTAGGTGCATTGAAAACATATGTAGATGCAGATCTAGTATCATCAAATATTTCTAATGATATCAGTGGATTTACAGGTAGTAGAATATTTGTAGGTGCAAGAGGTTTTAGAAACAATGGCGTTTATGAAGTAGACAGACATTTTACAGGTCAAATAGATGAGTTAAGATTATGGAATTTATCAAGAGCTAAAGAACAATTAGACAGAGATAGATTCTACGAAGTGAACTTCTCTACAACTGGTTTAATGTTGTATTTACAAATGAATGAGCCAGATCCTGTAGATGGTGTAGCACCAACATATTATCATATGTCTAACAATGAAATAGTGGCTACATCTACAAGTTTAATGAACGCAGGTACTCCTAATTTTGATAAAGATTCTCCAGCAATTAAACCAAAACGTCATTTAGAGATGTTTGCTGTAAACTATATCATTAATGAGGATGAAATGATTATCACGCCAGTTATCAGTAATTGGTCTGCTTTAGAAGGACAAGTATTAGATATTACGGTAAGTCGTTTGTTTGATGAAAAAGGAAACCGTCAGGCATCGCCAATTACTTGGACCGCTTATGTACGTAAAAATCAAGTTATATGGAGTGTAAATAATGGTTTAGATTTCTTATCAATCCAAAATTATGTAGGTATATCAAAATCATTTGATATTACTATAGAAAATATGGGTGGTACTGATCAACCATTTACAATAGAAAATGTTCCAACATGGTTAGACATCACAGAAACTACAGGAACATTAGCACCAGATAGCAAAAAAGTAATTACAGCATCGGTTAATCCTAGTTTATCTGTTGGCGAATACAGCACAGATTTGTATTTAGATACAGATTATGATTACGATGAGAAGATTAAGTTCGATTTAAGAGTATTAGAAAATGCTCCAAATTGGGCAGTAACTGCAAGTGATTACGAGTACAACATGAACGTTGTAGGTAAGATAAAAGTGAACGCTATTTTTGCTGAAGATGAACACACTAAAATTGGTGCATTTGTAAATAATGAGGCAAGAGGTGAAGCACACTTAGTATATGATAAAAATTGGGACGATTACTTCCTGTATTTAAATGTCTATTCTAATGTGAGCTCAGGTGAGGAAGTCACTTTTAAAATTTGGGATGCAACAACAGGTCGTATTCTAGATGCAGAGATTGATGGAAATGCTAACCTAGTATTTATACAAGATAAGATTACGGGTAATAAAGCGAATCCAGCATTATTCTCTAATACCAACACAATGGAGCAAAGTTTTGCTTTAAACTCGGGTTGGACATGGATTTCTTTATCGGTAGACGATAATAATCTAGATAATCTTGATACACTTACAAAGCAGTTAAACCTTACTACAGGAGATAGAATTGTAGAACAAGCTGCATTCGATATTTACGATGCGTCAGTGGGTTGGTCTGGATCAATTACATCAAATAGTGGAATGTCTACTGTCAAGATGTATAAAATGAAAATGAGCCAAGCTAATGATTTAGTAATTAGTGGTGAAATGGTAAATGTAGATTCATTCTCATTATCATTACAAACTGGTTGGAACTGGTTACCATATCCTGTGCATAATAACTTAACCGTTAATGATGCATTAGCTTATTACGATGCAAGTAATGGAGATGTTATTAAAGGACATAACACATTTGCTGTTTACGATGAATTTAGTGGATGGGTAGGTACTTTAAACTTTATGAAAACTGGAGAAGGATACATGTTATTATCTAACAGTACTGCTCAAGATTTCTCATATCCTAAAGTAATATCTAATGCTCGTTCATCACAAGCAACACCTACAATAGCAGCCGACTTTGTACATAATGCGTATGAATTTAATATGAGTACAGTTGTAGAAGTTCCAGATGGATATTCTAAAGTGTATGTATATAACAATGAACACCATGATGTAAGAGGTATAGGTAACGTTGTTGAAATTGATGGTAGAAACCTTGCATTTATCTCAGTATTTGCAAATGATGGAGAGAAATTAAATTACTCTATCCATAATGGAAATTCATTCGAAAACGTTGGAGACGAGTTTGAATTTACCGCAGATGAGATTTATGGAGATTACCAAACACCAATTCAGTTAGGAGATGTTATTTCTGCTAACCTGCAACCGGTTGCTTCGTCACAATTTAGAGTTTACCCGAACCCATCAAGCACTAATTTTAATTTAGAATTTGAATTAGTACTAGGTACAGACTACCAAGTGAATGTGTATACTGTTGACGGACGTATAACAGAATCACAAGAAGCACAAGGCAACATTGGAGTAAATAAAGTAGTTATTGGAGATAATTACAAAACTGGAATGTATGTTGTCGAAGTGATCACAAATCAAGGTATCTTTACCAAAAGATTGATTAAGAGATAA
- a CDS encoding tail fiber protein: MLLNLSRFFTTIILVLASHLVIAQGFVIQGVARNAGHAALSDKLLSFSFSVQSSNGSSTYYSETKAIQTDTYGVFSHVIGQGNNKSGNIANVPYGHGNLKLVVSVTNDGQTNIISDQPFNYVPYAYQASNGAPAGSIMPYVGASAPAGWMICDGSSVPSNTVLKDVLGVNNAPDLRGIFLRGTGTSGAYKNSSDEFLTGPNLNNYEKDQVRNHNHSVGTYVLSDAGAHGEKYITYPHGDGDNKTWYDTGGYGYGTKTHTNNIPDHNHNMSGNSGNPTANSGSENRPASYGVTYIIKL, encoded by the coding sequence ATGCTACTTAATTTATCTAGATTCTTCACCACTATTATCCTTGTTTTAGCGAGTCACTTAGTTATCGCACAAGGTTTTGTAATCCAAGGGGTGGCACGAAACGCAGGACACGCAGCACTAAGCGATAAACTTTTAAGTTTTTCATTTTCAGTGCAAAGCAGTAATGGATCAAGTACTTATTACAGTGAGACAAAAGCAATTCAAACAGATACTTATGGAGTATTTTCACATGTAATCGGACAAGGAAACAACAAATCAGGAAATATCGCTAATGTTCCTTACGGACATGGTAACTTAAAATTAGTTGTTTCAGTTACCAATGATGGACAAACAAATATCATTTCAGATCAACCGTTCAATTATGTTCCTTATGCTTATCAAGCATCAAATGGAGCTCCAGCAGGATCTATTATGCCTTATGTAGGTGCTTCGGCTCCAGCAGGTTGGATGATATGTGACGGTAGTTCAGTACCGAGTAATACAGTATTGAAAGATGTTTTAGGTGTAAATAATGCTCCAGATTTAAGAGGTATTTTTTTAAGAGGTACAGGTACAAGTGGAGCGTATAAAAATAGTAGTGATGAATTTTTAACAGGTCCGAATTTAAATAATTACGAGAAAGATCAAGTTCGAAATCACAACCATTCAGTAGGTACATATGTATTAAGTGATGCAGGTGCCCATGGAGAGAAATATATTACTTACCCGCATGGAGATGGTGATAATAAAACTTGGTATGATACAGGTGGATATGGTTATGGTACTAAAACACATACTAATAACATTCCTGATCATAATCATAATATGTCTGGTAATTCGGGTAATCCTACGGCTAACAGTGGTTCAGAAAACAGACCTGCCAGTTATGGTGTAACATACATAATCAAGCTGTAA